In one window of Bizionia sp. M204 DNA:
- the galE gene encoding UDP-glucose 4-epimerase GalE, whose translation MDKVLVTGGLGFIGSHTVIELQNEGFEVVIIDNLSNSSIDVLEGITAISGKSPLFEQLDLKDKSAVQNFFSKHKDIKGVIHFAASKAVGESVQEPLLYYENNLNTLIYILQELTAKMASNFIFSSSCTVYGQADNMPITEDAAIKPAESPYGNTKQIGEEIIKDTCKVKSNFNAIALRYFNPIGAHPTAEIGELPIGVPQNLVPFITQTGAGLRDALSVFGDDYPTPDGTCIRDYIHVVDLAKAHVVALKRLLNKKNTSNYETFNIGTGVGSSVLEVIHSFERVSNKSLNYKIADRREGDVISAYADTTKANEELGWKAASSLDEAMLSAWKWEQKIRGL comes from the coding sequence ATGGATAAAGTATTAGTTACAGGCGGTTTAGGTTTTATTGGCTCTCACACTGTTATCGAATTGCAGAACGAAGGTTTTGAAGTGGTAATAATAGATAATCTATCCAATTCATCCATAGATGTTTTAGAAGGTATTACGGCTATTTCTGGAAAGTCACCGCTTTTTGAACAACTGGATTTAAAGGATAAATCAGCTGTTCAAAATTTCTTTTCTAAGCATAAAGATATTAAAGGAGTTATTCATTTTGCTGCCAGTAAAGCGGTTGGTGAAAGCGTACAAGAACCGCTCCTCTACTATGAAAATAACCTAAATACACTTATATATATATTGCAGGAATTGACGGCTAAAATGGCGTCTAACTTCATATTTAGTTCGTCATGTACGGTTTATGGTCAAGCAGATAATATGCCTATTACAGAAGATGCGGCTATAAAACCGGCAGAATCACCTTATGGAAATACCAAACAAATAGGTGAAGAAATTATAAAAGACACTTGTAAAGTTAAATCGAATTTTAATGCGATTGCTTTGCGTTATTTTAATCCTATTGGCGCACATCCAACTGCAGAAATAGGGGAGTTGCCTATAGGCGTTCCACAAAATTTGGTGCCATTTATCACTCAAACAGGAGCCGGTTTACGTGATGCTTTATCCGTGTTTGGAGATGATTATCCAACACCAGATGGTACCTGTATTCGAGACTATATCCATGTTGTAGATTTAGCAAAAGCCCATGTTGTTGCGTTAAAACGTTTGTTGAATAAGAAGAATACTTCAAATTATGAAACCTTTAATATTGGAACAGGCGTAGGAAGTTCTGTATTAGAGGTTATCCATTCTTTTGAACGTGTTTCCAATAAAAGCTTAAATTACAAAATTGCTGATAGACGGGAAGGCGATGTTATTTCGGCTTATGCAGATACGACAAAAGCTAATGAAGAATTAGGTTGGAAAGCAGCATCAAGTTTAGATGAAGCTATGTTGTCTGCATGGAAATGGGAACAGAAAATTAGAGGTTTGTAA
- the fabD gene encoding ACP S-malonyltransferase, with product MNAYIFPGQGAQFSGMGLDLYEKSPLGQELFETANDILGFNITDTMFEGSAEDLKQTKVTQPAIFLHSVILAKVLGNSFKPDMVAGHSLGEFSALVANGTMSFEDGVKLVSARALAMQKACEIQPSTMAAVLGLEDAIVEKICAETEGIVVAANYNCPGQLVISGEIEAVNRACESLKTAGARRALVLPVGGAFHSPLMEPAREELAAAIEATTFAKPRCPIYQNVTASAVMDEAIIKANLISQLTAPVKWTQSVQQMITDGAALFTEVGPGNVLQGLVKKINRDSQTASATFETEA from the coding sequence ATGAATGCATATATATTTCCAGGACAAGGTGCCCAATTTTCAGGAATGGGATTAGACCTTTACGAAAAATCACCTTTAGGACAAGAATTATTTGAAACCGCAAATGATATTTTAGGCTTTAATATTACAGATACCATGTTTGAAGGCTCTGCTGAAGATTTAAAACAAACCAAGGTTACACAACCAGCCATTTTTTTACATTCGGTTATTTTAGCTAAAGTTTTAGGAAACAGTTTCAAGCCTGATATGGTTGCTGGACATTCATTAGGAGAATTTTCCGCATTAGTTGCCAATGGAACCATGTCTTTTGAAGATGGTGTAAAACTAGTTTCTGCTCGTGCATTAGCCATGCAGAAAGCCTGCGAAATCCAACCAAGTACAATGGCTGCCGTTTTAGGTTTAGAAGATGCTATTGTTGAAAAAATATGTGCCGAAACCGAAGGAATTGTAGTTGCTGCCAACTATAACTGCCCTGGACAATTAGTGATCTCTGGAGAAATTGAGGCCGTAAACAGAGCTTGCGAATCATTGAAAACAGCAGGCGCCCGTCGTGCTTTAGTGCTACCGGTTGGTGGTGCTTTTCATTCGCCTTTAATGGAACCTGCCCGTGAGGAGTTAGCAGCTGCTATTGAAGCTACCACTTTTGCCAAACCACGATGCCCAATATATCAAAACGTAACAGCAAGTGCCGTTATGGATGAAGCGATTATTAAAGCCAATTTAATTTCACAATTAACAGCTCCTGTAAAATGGACGCAGTCTGTTCAGCAAATGATAACAGATGGCGCCGCTCTATTTACGGAAGTTGGACCAGGAAATGTCCTACAAGGCTTGGTGAAGAAAATCAATAGAGATTCTCAAACGGCCTCTGCAACTTTTGAAACGGAAGCCTAA
- a CDS encoding dihydrofolate reductase, with amino-acid sequence MFGKKKDTTTEIDKEQLELLKTAQNRIKQKKRLYAHFVIFLIGSVFLILANTALGIGEGVKLFNIDWFVYAIGIWLFLFIYHIVNVFITSKLLSKKWEEKQLNLLINKQKQRIAELKTQVENDLPLPEKKNQIATSKNSNITIIVAAGENNAIGKDNQLIWHLSDDLKRFKNLTNGHHIIMGRKTFESFSKPLPNRTHIVITRQENYQVPSGVIVVNNLEDALDAAREDSQPFIIGGGEIYKQAMPFANKLEITRVHSSFEADTFFPEIDLSIWKEVTKTTHPKDDKHAHDFSFITYTRQ; translated from the coding sequence ATGTTCGGAAAGAAAAAAGATACTACCACGGAAATAGATAAGGAACAATTGGAGCTTTTAAAAACAGCCCAAAACCGCATTAAACAAAAAAAGCGTTTGTATGCGCATTTTGTAATTTTTCTAATTGGGTCCGTATTTTTAATACTCGCCAACACGGCTCTAGGAATTGGAGAAGGTGTTAAACTATTTAATATAGATTGGTTTGTATATGCTATTGGCATTTGGTTATTCTTGTTTATATATCATATTGTTAATGTGTTTATTACGTCAAAATTGTTGAGTAAAAAGTGGGAAGAAAAACAATTAAATTTACTTATTAATAAGCAAAAGCAACGCATTGCCGAATTAAAAACACAGGTAGAAAATGACTTACCGCTACCAGAAAAAAAAAACCAGATAGCGACTTCTAAAAATTCAAATATTACTATAATAGTTGCCGCTGGAGAGAATAATGCTATAGGAAAAGACAACCAATTAATTTGGCATTTAAGTGACGACCTCAAACGGTTTAAAAACTTAACTAATGGTCATCACATTATTATGGGTCGTAAAACCTTTGAAAGTTTCTCGAAACCCTTACCTAACCGTACACATATTGTTATAACCCGTCAAGAAAACTATCAAGTTCCTTCTGGTGTTATTGTTGTTAATAATTTAGAAGATGCTCTAGATGCAGCGCGAGAAGACAGTCAACCATTTATAATTGGAGGCGGCGAAATATACAAGCAAGCTATGCCTTTTGCTAATAAGTTAGAAATAACACGCGTGCATTCCAGTTTTGAAGCCGATACATTTTTCCCAGAAATAGATCTATCTATCTGGAAAGAAGTTACCAAAACTACACATCCAAAAGATGATAAGCATGCTCATGATTTTTCGTTTATAACCTATACACGCCAATAA
- a CDS encoding energy transducer TonB, with amino-acid sequence MKNLLFLFSIIFSLSIFSQENTNSEDLKDAQDTSNFEGSVDSDVTSFSIIENVPIYKGCSKNLDNKAQKECLNKKLNKHIGANFNTKVAAKLDLPDETVVKINVKFIISKTGEIVDIEAETPFPKLEAEAIRVIKLIPKMERPGYFKDAPVSVPYFIPIKFKIANSGFNSSKNMQYPTYRGCEKSVSFEDLKNCTIGKIMDYVKVSINYELADKLFPLDKSTQFEVSFVINEKGKAEDISAKAHKREMAAEAIRVLKRMPKMKAPGSINGKPTKVPVKFLMTIYF; translated from the coding sequence ATGAAAAACCTACTATTCCTATTCTCGATCATTTTTAGTCTCTCTATCTTTTCACAAGAAAATACAAATTCAGAAGACTTGAAAGATGCTCAAGATACGTCTAATTTCGAAGGCTCTGTTGATTCGGATGTCACATCATTTTCTATCATAGAAAATGTTCCCATTTATAAAGGCTGTAGTAAAAATCTAGACAACAAAGCTCAAAAAGAATGTTTAAATAAAAAACTAAACAAACATATTGGCGCAAACTTTAATACTAAAGTCGCTGCAAAATTAGACCTGCCTGACGAGACTGTGGTTAAAATAAATGTTAAGTTCATTATTTCTAAAACTGGAGAAATTGTAGATATTGAAGCTGAAACACCCTTTCCAAAATTGGAAGCCGAAGCTATTCGCGTTATTAAATTAATTCCGAAAATGGAAAGACCAGGTTACTTTAAAGATGCACCTGTAAGCGTTCCTTATTTTATTCCAATAAAATTTAAAATTGCAAATAGCGGTTTTAATTCTTCTAAAAACATGCAATATCCAACTTACAGAGGTTGTGAAAAATCGGTGAGCTTTGAGGATTTAAAAAATTGCACGATTGGGAAAATAATGGACTATGTTAAAGTTAGCATTAATTATGAGTTGGCCGATAAACTATTCCCATTAGATAAGAGCACGCAATTTGAAGTTAGCTTTGTTATAAACGAGAAAGGTAAAGCCGAAGATATTTCTGCCAAAGCACATAAAAGAGAAATGGCAGCCGAAGCTATTCGCGTTTTAAAGCGTATGCCTAAAATGAAAGCACCTGGCTCTATAAATGGTAAGCCAACCAAAGTACCCGTCAAATTTTTAATGACCATTTATTTCTAA
- the lspA gene encoding signal peptidase II, translated as MKLSRTTWIILLIVFNIAIDQITKIIVRADVVPGSQTPIIGDFFTLHNVENSGAFLGMGSDFNPTLRLIFLLILPTVVLGYVVYYILKNKELDKWSLIGFCCIVGGGIANVYDRIVYGSVTDFFHIDLGGVFRTGIFNVADMSVMFGMGLLLVASFKSKKNVKETA; from the coding sequence ATGAAACTATCACGTACTACTTGGATTATTCTATTAATTGTATTCAATATTGCTATTGATCAGATAACCAAAATTATTGTTAGAGCCGATGTTGTTCCAGGTAGTCAAACACCTATCATTGGCGATTTTTTTACCTTACATAATGTTGAAAATTCAGGGGCATTTTTAGGCATGGGAAGCGACTTCAATCCAACCTTGCGACTCATTTTCCTATTAATTTTGCCAACCGTAGTTTTAGGCTATGTGGTTTATTACATTCTTAAAAATAAAGAATTGGATAAATGGTCTTTAATTGGATTTTGCTGTATCGTAGGTGGTGGAATTGCCAATGTATATGATAGAATTGTTTACGGATCGGTAACCGATTTCTTTCACATAGATTTAGGCGGCGTTTTTAGAACTGGTATATTTAATGTAGCAGATATGTCTGTGATGTTTGGAATGGGACTGTTACTAGTTGCTAGTTTTAAATCCAAAAAGAACGTTAAGGAAACGGCTTAA
- a CDS encoding 3-deoxy-D-manno-octulosonic acid transferase: protein MYFSIKEQQLRIIYNIGMFLAQLVLPLVALFNNKIKLGVSGRSNSFSILEKALNNSDKTLWYHCASLGEYEQGLPVFKELRTLYPSHKIVLTFFSPSGYEIRKNTDIADVVVYLPLDTTHNAKRFLELVNPELTLFIKYDIWPNYLLALKKRGSKALLISALFRKEQSFFKFYGGFMRQALFAFKHIFAQDFNTQKLLATINYNETTVTGDTRFDRVFSQLSQNNELPFIDQFKNNQLCLVAGSTWPEDEALLIDYINNTDSKTKFIIAPHNIKANQIKNLQDALTKKAVLFSDKAGKKLDDYTVLIIDTIGLLSKIYKYADIAYVGGAMGSTGLHNTLEPAVFGIPIIIGKHYEKFPEASHMISEGGMVSICDKFELKNTLDHFTKNPSEIQNSGNQNLNYIKKNTGAVIQILDYIRI, encoded by the coding sequence ATGTATTTTAGCATCAAAGAACAGCAATTGAGAATTATTTATAACATTGGAATGTTTTTAGCGCAATTGGTTTTACCACTTGTAGCGTTATTCAACAACAAAATAAAGCTAGGCGTTTCTGGCCGATCCAACAGCTTTTCAATTTTAGAAAAGGCTCTAAATAATTCTGACAAGACCCTTTGGTATCACTGTGCTTCTTTAGGTGAATACGAACAAGGCCTACCCGTTTTCAAGGAATTACGAACGCTTTATCCAAGCCATAAAATTGTATTAACTTTCTTTTCACCATCTGGTTATGAAATCCGAAAAAACACAGATATTGCTGATGTAGTTGTTTATTTACCTTTGGATACAACGCATAATGCGAAGCGCTTTCTTGAATTAGTTAATCCAGAATTAACCCTTTTTATCAAGTATGATATTTGGCCGAATTATCTATTGGCATTAAAAAAACGCGGTAGTAAAGCGCTTCTTATTTCTGCATTATTTAGAAAAGAACAATCCTTTTTTAAATTTTATGGCGGATTTATGCGTCAGGCGCTTTTCGCTTTTAAGCATATTTTTGCTCAAGATTTCAACACGCAAAAATTATTAGCAACTATAAATTATAATGAAACCACCGTAACTGGTGACACCCGCTTTGATCGGGTTTTCAGTCAACTATCACAAAACAATGAATTGCCTTTTATAGACCAATTTAAAAACAATCAATTGTGCTTAGTTGCTGGTAGTACGTGGCCTGAAGACGAAGCGTTATTAATTGATTACATAAACAACACAGATTCCAAGACGAAATTCATAATTGCACCTCACAATATTAAAGCAAATCAGATTAAGAACCTGCAAGATGCTTTAACGAAAAAGGCGGTCCTTTTTTCAGATAAAGCAGGTAAGAAATTAGATGATTACACCGTTTTAATTATTGACACCATAGGATTATTAAGCAAGATTTATAAGTATGCGGATATAGCTTATGTGGGAGGTGCCATGGGGTCTACGGGATTACACAACACATTGGAACCGGCTGTTTTTGGCATTCCCATTATTATTGGAAAGCATTATGAGAAGTTTCCAGAAGCTTCACACATGATTTCAGAAGGCGGTATGGTTTCCATTTGCGATAAATTTGAATTAAAGAACACACTTGACCATTTCACAAAAAACCCTTCAGAAATACAAAATTCTGGTAATCAGAATCTTAATTATATAAAAAAAAATACAGGTGCCGTAATCCAAATCTTGGACTACATACGTATATAG
- a CDS encoding NAD(P)/FAD-dependent oxidoreductase, translated as MVKDIQLRVSLVEEERADILLIKASQFLDISRDKISGIKVLRKSIDARKPKIIFNYKVAVYINEAVPETSEYTFDYKDVSKAKPVHIIGFGPAGMYAALRCIELGFKPIVLERGKNVKDRRRDLKAINQDHFVNEDSNYCFGEGGAGTYSDGKLYTRSLKRGDVRRIFENLVYHGATDQILVDAHPHIGTNKLPKVVQNVRETILKYGGEIHFETRVTDFIIKNNAIQAIQLQNGNEMEANRVILATGHSARDIYYLLHKKEIALEAKSFAMGVRAEHPQEIIDSIQYHCSGKRSDLLPAASYSLVQQVNNRGVYSFCMCPGGFIVPAATANGEVVVNGMSPSKRNNLFANSGIVVEIDVHKDLYKYEHFGVLKGLEYQKDLERLAFTAGGRTQTAPAQRLTDFVNGKLSPTLNPTSYQPGLNSAPLHSLLPKLIGSRLRQGFKAFGEKMHGYYTEEANIVGVESRTSSPISIPRNDKLEHTQIKGLYPCGEGGGYAGGIVSAAMDGERCAEAACF; from the coding sequence ATGGTTAAAGACATTCAATTGCGCGTTAGTTTAGTAGAAGAAGAACGCGCTGATATTTTACTAATAAAAGCGTCTCAATTTCTTGATATAAGTCGCGACAAAATTTCAGGCATAAAAGTACTTCGGAAGTCTATTGATGCGCGAAAACCTAAAATAATTTTCAATTATAAAGTCGCCGTTTATATTAACGAAGCTGTTCCAGAAACATCCGAATACACTTTTGACTATAAAGATGTTTCCAAAGCAAAACCCGTTCACATTATTGGTTTTGGACCTGCAGGCATGTACGCTGCTTTACGCTGTATTGAACTCGGTTTTAAACCTATTGTTTTGGAACGTGGTAAAAATGTAAAAGACAGACGTCGGGATTTAAAAGCCATCAATCAAGATCATTTTGTAAACGAAGATTCCAACTATTGCTTTGGTGAAGGTGGCGCAGGAACCTATAGTGATGGAAAATTATACACCCGAAGCTTAAAACGTGGTGATGTAAGACGTATTTTTGAAAACCTCGTCTATCATGGTGCTACAGATCAGATTTTAGTCGATGCCCATCCACATATTGGCACCAATAAGTTGCCGAAAGTGGTCCAAAATGTTCGTGAAACCATTTTAAAATACGGTGGCGAAATTCATTTTGAAACACGTGTTACCGATTTCATAATAAAAAACAATGCCATCCAAGCCATTCAATTACAAAATGGCAACGAAATGGAAGCCAATCGCGTTATTTTAGCAACGGGTCATTCTGCTAGAGATATTTATTATTTGCTGCATAAAAAAGAAATTGCACTCGAAGCAAAATCTTTTGCTATGGGTGTTCGCGCCGAGCATCCGCAAGAAATTATTGACAGTATTCAATATCATTGTAGCGGTAAACGCAGCGATTTATTACCAGCAGCTTCCTATAGTTTAGTGCAACAAGTTAACAATCGTGGTGTATATTCCTTCTGTATGTGTCCCGGCGGTTTTATTGTGCCTGCAGCTACAGCTAATGGCGAAGTGGTTGTTAATGGCATGTCGCCTTCTAAACGCAATAATTTATTTGCTAATTCTGGGATTGTGGTTGAAATTGATGTCCACAAAGACCTGTATAAATATGAGCATTTTGGCGTGTTGAAAGGTTTAGAATACCAGAAGGATTTAGAGCGTTTAGCCTTTACGGCTGGCGGCAGAACTCAAACAGCTCCTGCCCAACGTTTAACAGACTTTGTTAATGGTAAACTATCACCTACATTAAACCCAACATCCTATCAACCTGGTTTAAATTCGGCGCCTTTACATTCCTTATTACCAAAATTAATTGGGAGTCGTTTACGCCAAGGCTTTAAAGCTTTTGGCGAAAAAATGCATGGGTATTATACCGAAGAAGCAAATATAGTTGGTGTGGAATCCCGTACTTCCTCACCTATTAGCATTCCTAGAAACGACAAATTAGAACACACACAAATTAAAGGCTTGTATCCTTGCGGTGAAGGTGGTGGGTATGCAGGAGGCATTGTTTCTGCTGCCATGGATGGTGAGCGTTGTGCCGAAGCAGCTTGTTTTTAA
- a CDS encoding chloride channel protein, with protein sequence MKLKKKRKLITYLNILDQPIQFNPFVFSRKFILWALLGLIGGLIASVYWIVLEFFTHQLAFFDGWLVIPTMAICGLLAGFVIHFIGDPGEIHLIVNNIRFNKGKLDPKNNPSMILSSLLCIASGGSLGPEAPLVQVTGSTGTWLGKVFRLKGEDLRSMSIAGMASGFTALFGAPLGGSLFSLEILHHEHAVEYYKAIIPAFVASSFSYMIFALIIHLGIGPTWDLPAYEMLSKFDFAYAILFAIIATAIGWLFIVCTKFFKNIFAKLMVPIYIKTLIGGVLLGCIVYYLPITRYFGHHEINTLILSDFPLKMLVLILCFKIIAIAITVTSGWRGGFIIPLFFTGATLGLILHQFLPSISLSLTIVSCMAAINACVTRTPMSTTILLSTLTGFTYFIPILFASLTGYFLAPRIPFIGSQMSEEKDA encoded by the coding sequence GTGAAGCTTAAAAAGAAACGCAAACTCATAACGTATCTTAATATACTGGATCAACCCATTCAATTTAACCCTTTTGTATTTAGCAGAAAATTTATTCTTTGGGCCTTATTGGGTTTAATAGGCGGACTAATTGCTAGTGTTTATTGGATTGTTTTAGAGTTTTTCACCCATCAATTAGCGTTTTTTGATGGTTGGTTGGTTATTCCAACCATGGCTATCTGTGGGCTTTTAGCAGGTTTTGTTATTCACTTTATTGGCGATCCAGGGGAAATTCATTTAATTGTAAACAACATTCGTTTTAATAAAGGAAAACTCGACCCGAAGAATAATCCATCCATGATTCTTTCTTCCTTATTATGTATTGCGTCAGGAGGTAGTTTGGGTCCCGAAGCGCCATTGGTTCAAGTTACAGGATCAACTGGCACTTGGCTTGGAAAAGTCTTTAGATTAAAAGGTGAAGACCTACGTTCCATGAGTATTGCTGGTATGGCTTCCGGATTTACAGCCTTATTCGGAGCACCTTTAGGTGGTAGTTTATTTTCACTTGAAATTTTGCATCATGAACATGCCGTCGAATATTACAAAGCCATTATTCCTGCCTTTGTAGCTAGCAGTTTTAGTTATATGATATTTGCTTTAATTATTCATTTAGGCATTGGGCCAACTTGGGATTTACCAGCTTATGAAATGTTAAGTAAATTTGATTTTGCTTATGCTATTTTATTCGCAATTATAGCAACAGCCATTGGTTGGCTCTTTATAGTTTGCACAAAATTCTTTAAAAATATATTTGCTAAATTAATGGTGCCCATTTATATCAAAACCCTTATTGGAGGTGTTTTATTGGGTTGTATTGTTTACTACCTACCAATCACCCGCTATTTTGGTCATCATGAAATTAACACCCTTATTTTAAGCGACTTTCCTCTAAAAATGCTCGTCCTCATTCTATGCTTTAAAATAATTGCCATTGCCATAACCGTTACATCTGGTTGGCGAGGTGGCTTTATAATTCCCTTGTTTTTTACAGGCGCTACTTTGGGTTTAATACTTCATCAATTTTTACCATCTATCAGTCTGTCCTTAACAATTGTTAGTTGTATGGCTGCTATAAATGCTTGCGTAACTAGGACCCCCATGAGTACGACAATTTTACTATCAACCTTAACAGGGTTTACGTATTTTATCCCGATTCTATTTGCGAGTTTAACAGGTTATTTTTTAGCACCACGCATTCCGTTTATTGGATCTCAAATGAGCGAAGAAAAAGACGCGTAA
- a CDS encoding thymidylate synthase, which produces MKQYHDLVKHVLENGNEKGDRTGTGTKSVFGYQMRFDLSEGFPMVTTKKLHLKSIIYELLWFLKGDTNIKYLTDNGVRIWNEWADENGDLGPVYGHQWRNWNNDEIDQIKDIVETLKTNPNSRRMMVSAWNPSVMPDTSKSFDENVANGKAALPPCHAFFQFYVADGKLSCQLYQRSADIFLGVPFNIGSYALFTMMIAQVCGYEAGEFIHTFGDAHIYNNHVEQLELQLSRDIRPLPKMKINPDVKDIFDFKFEDFTLEDYNPHPHIKGKVAI; this is translated from the coding sequence ATGAAACAATATCACGACCTAGTTAAGCACGTATTGGAAAACGGAAACGAAAAAGGTGACCGTACAGGAACTGGAACAAAAAGTGTATTTGGATATCAAATGCGTTTTGATTTAAGCGAAGGTTTCCCAATGGTTACAACCAAAAAGCTACATTTAAAATCTATTATTTACGAACTTTTATGGTTTTTAAAAGGTGATACCAATATCAAATATTTAACAGACAATGGTGTTAGAATATGGAACGAATGGGCTGACGAAAATGGCGATTTAGGACCAGTTTACGGCCATCAATGGCGAAACTGGAACAACGACGAAATTGACCAAATTAAAGATATTGTTGAAACTTTAAAAACCAATCCGAATAGCCGACGTATGATGGTTTCGGCTTGGAATCCATCAGTAATGCCAGACACGTCAAAATCGTTTGATGAGAATGTGGCCAACGGAAAAGCAGCACTTCCACCTTGTCATGCCTTTTTTCAGTTTTATGTAGCAGATGGTAAGTTGTCTTGCCAATTATACCAACGTAGTGCTGATATATTTTTAGGTGTTCCTTTCAATATTGGTTCCTATGCGCTTTTCACTATGATGATAGCACAAGTTTGTGGTTATGAGGCTGGCGAATTTATCCACACCTTTGGTGATGCACATATTTATAATAATCACGTAGAACAATTGGAATTGCAATTATCTCGTGACATCAGACCTTTACCTAAAATGAAAATTAATCCAGATGTAAAAGATATCTTCGATTTCAAATTTGAAGATTTTACGTTGGAAGATTACAATCCACATCCTCATATTAAAGGAAAAGTGGCCATTTAA
- a CDS encoding DegT/DnrJ/EryC1/StrS aminotransferase family protein yields MRKIQMVDLKGQYKAIKDVVNPDIQEIIDNASFINGPKVHEFQKNLETYLNVKHVIPCANGTDALQIAMMGLGLKPGDEVITADFTFAATVEVIALLQLTPVLVDVNPDDFNINIEAIKNAITPKTKAIVPVHLFGQCADMEAIMALAEAHNLFVIEDNAQAIGADYTYSNGKKAKAGTIGHVASTSFFPSKNLGCYGDGGAIFTNDDALAHTIRGIVNHGMYERYHHDVVGVNSRLDSIQAAVLNAKLPHLDAYNKARQTAAMKYDAAFKNHANIEIPFRKSVDCEGRCSTCDCHVFHQYTLKTKNVDRDGLVKFLNSHDIPCGVYYPIPLHKQKAYEDDRYNEADFPVTNQLIKSVISLPMHTELDDEQIDFITSKVLEYING; encoded by the coding sequence ATGAGAAAAATTCAAATGGTTGACCTTAAAGGTCAATATAAAGCGATAAAGGATGTTGTGAATCCTGATATTCAGGAAATAATTGATAATGCATCATTCATTAATGGGCCTAAAGTTCATGAGTTTCAAAAAAACCTTGAAACCTATTTAAATGTAAAACATGTTATTCCATGTGCTAATGGTACGGATGCCTTGCAAATAGCCATGATGGGCTTGGGGCTAAAGCCTGGTGACGAGGTTATTACAGCCGATTTCACTTTTGCAGCAACTGTTGAGGTCATTGCGCTTTTACAATTAACACCTGTTTTAGTGGATGTGAATCCGGACGATTTTAACATTAATATTGAAGCAATAAAAAATGCTATTACGCCAAAAACGAAAGCTATTGTGCCTGTTCATTTATTTGGACAATGTGCGGATATGGAGGCTATAATGGCTCTAGCGGAAGCTCATAATTTATTTGTCATTGAAGATAATGCCCAAGCCATTGGTGCGGATTACACATATAGTAATGGTAAAAAAGCGAAAGCGGGAACCATAGGCCATGTAGCATCTACATCATTTTTTCCATCTAAAAATTTAGGTTGTTATGGCGATGGTGGTGCTATTTTTACAAATGATGATGCTTTAGCACATACCATTCGTGGAATTGTAAATCATGGGATGTACGAACGGTATCATCATGATGTGGTTGGTGTAAACTCACGATTGGACTCTATTCAAGCAGCTGTATTAAATGCCAAATTACCACATTTGGATGCTTATAATAAAGCGAGACAAACCGCAGCTATGAAATATGATGCCGCTTTTAAAAATCACGCTAATATTGAAATCCCTTTTAGAAAAAGCGTTGATTGTGAAGGCCGTTGTTCAACTTGTGATTGTCATGTATTTCATCAATACACATTAAAAACCAAAAATGTTGATCGTGATGGCTTGGTGAAATTTTTAAATTCTCACGATATTCCTTGTGGCGTTTATTATCCAATTCCGCTTCATAAACAAAAAGCTTATGAAGACGATCGTTATAATGAAGCCGATTTTCCGGTAACTAACCAATTAATAAAAAGTGTTATTTCATTACCAATGCATACGGAATTAGATGATGAGCAAATCGACTTTATTACGTCAAAAGTTTTAGAATACATTAATGGATAA